From the genome of Solidesulfovibrio carbinolicus, one region includes:
- a CDS encoding 4Fe-4S dicluster domain-containing protein yields MSVTPGACIGCRACELACAAAHMAAGATVGSMTRPPVPRLYLVREGGTAAPVACRHCEAAPCAAVCPTAAVRCDASGVVVEPARCIGCKACLAVCPVGAMALAEVQDHGRPVLRRVPDPAAPGGFVEEPAWLASKCDLCRERPAGPACVGACPVGALSLVVPGEVRRVRLLAAARAMAAAASGAREEGR; encoded by the coding sequence GTGAGTGTGACGCCTGGGGCCTGCATTGGCTGCCGGGCTTGTGAATTGGCTTGCGCCGCCGCCCATATGGCGGCCGGGGCCACCGTGGGCAGCATGACGCGGCCCCCGGTCCCCAGGCTCTACCTCGTGCGCGAGGGAGGAACCGCGGCCCCGGTGGCCTGCCGCCACTGCGAGGCCGCGCCCTGCGCCGCCGTGTGCCCCACCGCCGCTGTGCGCTGCGACGCCTCGGGGGTGGTGGTCGAACCCGCCCGCTGCATCGGCTGCAAGGCCTGCCTGGCCGTGTGCCCGGTCGGGGCCATGGCCCTGGCCGAGGTCCAGGACCACGGCCGGCCCGTGCTGCGCCGCGTGCCCGATCCGGCCGCGCCGGGCGGCTTTGTCGAGGAACCGGCCTGGCTGGCCAGCAAATGCGACCTGTGCCGGGAGCGGCCGGCCGGCCCGGCCTGCGTGGGGGCCTGTCCGGTCGGGGCCCTGTCCCTGGTCGTGCCGGGCGAGGTGCGCCGTGTTCGGCTCTTGGCCGCCGCCCGGGCCATGGCCGCCGCCGCATCAGGGGCACGGGAGGAAGGAAGATGA
- a CDS encoding [Fe-Fe] hydrogenase large subunit C-terminal domain-containing protein, with protein sequence MSARPGIAPVIAIDPNLCTGCRRCAEVCPVGAVSGPQGQPQAIDAERCVLCGQCVQACYAFAAPFDEPAHDPAAIRRQRGASEAAGPVFAAHARCDLDAAKALVADPSRVAMVQCAPAVRVTLAEEFGLAPGSLTPGKLAAGLRRLGFAVVYDTTFAADVTVMEESAELLARIAEGGRLPLFTSCCPAWVRHVETAWPELTPHLSSCKSPQQMAGALFKSYAASLDGFDPAAVASVSVMPCTAKKHEAARPELRSGPADLPDVDAVVTVAELAAWLKEAGIDFAALPGEPFDAPLGRYSGAGVIFGATGGVMEAALRTAVALCGEGRETAGPESGIVFSPAGPGVARAEFELAGSKLAAVTVSGLANVGPLLEAVAAGTADFQFMEVMCCPGGCVAGGGTPKLLPGLDVAAAVAARRQALCDHDRALPVRAAHANPAVTELYAAFLERPLSHRSHELLHTVYGGAAKGGHD encoded by the coding sequence ATGAGCGCCCGTCCCGGCATCGCCCCCGTTATTGCCATTGACCCGAACCTGTGCACGGGTTGCCGCCGTTGCGCCGAGGTGTGTCCTGTGGGGGCCGTCTCGGGGCCGCAAGGCCAGCCCCAGGCCATCGACGCCGAGCGCTGTGTGCTGTGCGGCCAGTGCGTGCAGGCCTGCTACGCCTTTGCCGCGCCCTTTGACGAGCCGGCCCACGATCCGGCCGCCATCCGCCGGCAGCGCGGCGCGTCCGAGGCGGCCGGCCCGGTCTTCGCCGCCCATGCCCGGTGCGATCTCGATGCGGCCAAGGCCTTGGTCGCCGATCCCTCGCGGGTGGCCATGGTCCAGTGCGCCCCGGCCGTGCGGGTGACCCTGGCCGAGGAATTCGGGCTGGCTCCGGGCTCGCTTACCCCGGGCAAACTGGCCGCCGGCCTGCGCCGCCTGGGCTTTGCCGTGGTCTACGACACCACCTTTGCCGCCGACGTCACGGTGATGGAGGAAAGCGCCGAACTGCTGGCCCGCATCGCCGAGGGCGGCCGGCTGCCGCTTTTCACCTCCTGCTGCCCGGCCTGGGTGCGCCATGTGGAAACGGCCTGGCCGGAATTGACCCCCCACCTGTCGTCCTGCAAGTCGCCCCAACAGATGGCCGGGGCGCTTTTCAAGAGCTACGCCGCTTCGTTGGATGGTTTCGATCCGGCCGCCGTGGCCAGTGTTTCGGTCATGCCCTGCACGGCCAAGAAGCACGAGGCAGCCCGGCCGGAGCTGCGCTCGGGGCCGGCGGACCTCCCCGACGTGGACGCGGTGGTCACCGTGGCCGAGCTGGCCGCCTGGCTCAAGGAGGCCGGCATCGACTTCGCCGCCCTGCCAGGCGAACCCTTTGACGCGCCCCTGGGCCGCTATTCCGGGGCCGGCGTCATCTTCGGGGCCACGGGCGGGGTCATGGAAGCGGCCCTGCGCACGGCCGTGGCCCTTTGCGGGGAAGGGCGGGAAACGGCCGGCCCGGAATCGGGCATCGTCTTTTCCCCGGCCGGTCCCGGCGTCGCCCGGGCCGAGTTCGAGCTGGCCGGGAGCAAGCTGGCCGCCGTCACGGTTTCGGGGCTGGCCAACGTGGGGCCGCTGCTGGAAGCCGTGGCCGCTGGCACGGCCGATTTCCAGTTCATGGAAGTGATGTGCTGCCCGGGCGGCTGCGTGGCCGGCGGCGGCACGCCCAAGCTCTTGCCCGGCCTGGACGTGGCCGCCGCCGTGGCCGCCAGGCGGCAGGCGCTTTGCGACCACGACCGGGCGCTGCCCGTGCGTGCCGCCCACGCCAACCCGGCCGTCACGGAACTCTATGCCGCCTTTCTGGAGCGGCCGTTGTCCCACCGTTCCCACGAGCTGCTGCACACGGTCTACGGTGGGGCGGCCAAGGGGGGGCACGACTGA
- a CDS encoding 4Fe-4S dicluster domain-containing protein, whose protein sequence is MHAMVLADAERCIGCRACEIACTLAHAATGEDPGRAAEAGAAFAPRLTVVRDGGLAVPVQCRQCEAAPCAAACPTGALYSDGRAVVVDTAACTGCKACLAACPVGAMDMLPLASLPGRKVAGKCDLCAGRPAGPACLAVCPAGALFLHDPQALGQLCAARRRRAALACAGSAP, encoded by the coding sequence ATGCACGCCATGGTTTTGGCCGACGCCGAGCGCTGCATCGGCTGCCGGGCCTGCGAGATCGCCTGCACCCTGGCCCACGCCGCCACTGGGGAAGACCCGGGCCGGGCGGCCGAGGCCGGCGCGGCCTTTGCCCCGCGCCTGACCGTGGTGCGCGACGGTGGGCTGGCCGTGCCCGTCCAGTGCCGCCAGTGCGAGGCCGCGCCCTGCGCCGCCGCCTGTCCTACCGGGGCGCTGTATTCCGACGGCCGGGCCGTGGTCGTCGATACGGCCGCCTGCACCGGTTGCAAGGCCTGCCTGGCCGCCTGTCCGGTGGGGGCCATGGACATGCTGCCGCTGGCCTCCCTGCCCGGGCGCAAGGTTGCCGGCAAGTGCGACCTGTGCGCCGGCCGGCCGGCCGGTCCGGCCTGCCTGGCCGTGTGCCCGGCCGGAGCGCTGTTTCTCCATGACCCACAGGCGCTTGGTCAACTCTGCGCGGCCAGGCGTCGCCGGGCCGCCCTGGCCTGTGCCGGGTCCGCGCCCTGA
- a CDS encoding ABC transporter substrate-binding protein — MPQLPDLALPVTRFLAAHPAARGVLAELGITAATDAEFLASAAPFLSMASLLSVSGLSAPLFAEALHAAADRPAPGMTPLFCDGWNPLSPGLRLFLSLPCPLKAPMGIALENLRESLPPSAPWPRIFMDSCGKHTLNDLASELTRPEEVPDMIVSAGLNGFLSKSFRDRFAAGDLLARLPQDVNPTLAEAGLADPRGVCRIYAVNPLVMVAVPSRLGKLPVPRSFDDLLNPAYAGKIGLCGPPETAGDSTLLLHIRLRHGLDALAALGRAMVCDTHPAQVFRPAPGTDAPPIAVMPAFFANAAPRQGDVEIIWPEDGALVSPLFVMVKATANKAVTPLLDLFLGREAAAICAGAALPPTLPATGGGMPAGKRLRFIGWDVLESRDLGPLIAESGAAFATAYYERHR, encoded by the coding sequence ATGCCCCAGCTTCCCGACCTCGCCCTGCCCGTGACCCGCTTCCTGGCCGCTCATCCCGCCGCCCGAGGCGTGCTGGCCGAACTGGGCATCACGGCCGCCACCGACGCCGAATTCCTGGCCAGCGCCGCGCCCTTTCTGTCCATGGCTTCGCTGCTGTCCGTCTCGGGCCTGTCCGCCCCGCTTTTCGCCGAGGCGCTCCACGCCGCCGCCGACCGGCCCGCGCCCGGCATGACGCCGCTATTTTGCGACGGCTGGAATCCGCTCTCCCCGGGCCTGCGCCTGTTTTTGAGCCTGCCCTGCCCGCTCAAGGCCCCCATGGGCATAGCGCTCGAAAACCTGCGCGAATCCCTGCCGCCAAGCGCCCCCTGGCCACGCATCTTCATGGACAGCTGCGGCAAGCACACCCTTAACGATCTGGCCTCGGAACTCACGCGCCCCGAAGAAGTGCCGGACATGATCGTGTCGGCCGGCCTAAACGGCTTTCTTTCCAAAAGCTTCCGCGACCGCTTCGCCGCTGGCGACCTGCTGGCCCGGCTGCCCCAGGACGTCAACCCGACCCTGGCCGAGGCCGGGCTGGCCGATCCGCGCGGCGTATGCCGCATCTACGCCGTCAATCCGCTGGTGATGGTGGCCGTGCCCTCGCGCCTGGGCAAGCTCCCCGTGCCGCGCTCCTTCGACGACCTGCTCAATCCGGCCTATGCCGGCAAGATCGGCCTGTGCGGCCCGCCCGAGACGGCCGGCGACTCCACCTTGCTGCTGCATATCCGCCTGCGCCACGGCCTGGACGCCCTGGCCGCCCTGGGACGGGCCATGGTCTGCGACACCCACCCTGCCCAGGTCTTCCGGCCGGCCCCTGGCACCGACGCGCCCCCCATCGCCGTCATGCCGGCCTTTTTCGCCAACGCCGCCCCGCGCCAAGGGGATGTGGAGATCATCTGGCCCGAGGACGGAGCCCTGGTGTCGCCGCTCTTCGTCATGGTCAAGGCCACGGCCAATAAAGCCGTCACGCCCCTGCTGGATCTGTTCCTGGGCCGGGAAGCGGCGGCCATCTGCGCCGGTGCGGCCCTGCCGCCGACGCTGCCCGCCACGGGAGGCGGCATGCCGGCCGGCAAACGCCTGCGGTTTATAGGCTGGGACGTGCTGGAAAGCCGCGACCTCGGACCGCTCATCGCCGAATCCGGCGCGGCCTTCGCCACGGCGTACTACGAGCGGCATCGGTAA
- a CDS encoding ATP-binding cassette domain-containing protein yields MTRKYPTFAAIWEALPPARDFFAAQGLPMPAPEAAPADYFAALTPDALAEVGTDAATLFARFADFLAALPRLRADAPRVASLTVRGGTGKDGRPERLDLTLVPGDVVALVGPTGSGKSRFLADVEWLADGDTPTGRRVLLDGKTADAAGRLAASGRLVAQLSQNMHFVMDLTVREFLIAHAESRLLADAPAAAEAVEGLANALAGEPFGPDTALTALSGGQSRALMIADVARLCASPIVLVDEIENAGIDRRKAISLLTGSGKIVLMATHDPLLALTAGRRLVFAAGAVAAVIETSPEEHASLAALAEADAKLAALRDSLRRGGSLCFSQEK; encoded by the coding sequence ATGACCAGGAAGTACCCGACCTTTGCCGCCATCTGGGAGGCCCTGCCCCCGGCCCGGGATTTCTTCGCCGCCCAGGGCCTGCCCATGCCCGCCCCCGAAGCCGCCCCGGCCGACTACTTCGCCGCCCTGACCCCGGACGCCCTGGCCGAGGTCGGCACGGACGCCGCCACACTCTTCGCCCGGTTCGCGGATTTTCTCGCCGCCCTGCCGCGCCTTCGGGCCGACGCGCCGCGCGTCGCCTCCCTCACCGTGCGCGGCGGCACGGGCAAGGACGGCCGGCCCGAGCGCCTCGACCTGACCCTTGTCCCCGGCGATGTGGTTGCCCTGGTCGGTCCCACCGGCTCGGGCAAGAGCCGCTTTCTGGCCGACGTCGAATGGCTGGCCGACGGCGACACACCAACGGGCCGCCGGGTGCTCCTGGACGGCAAGACCGCCGACGCCGCCGGCCGGCTGGCCGCCTCGGGGCGGCTCGTTGCCCAGCTGTCCCAGAACATGCATTTCGTCATGGACCTGACCGTACGCGAATTTCTCATCGCCCACGCCGAAAGCCGGCTTCTGGCCGACGCTCCGGCCGCCGCCGAGGCGGTGGAGGGCCTCGCCAACGCGCTGGCCGGCGAGCCCTTCGGCCCGGACACGGCGCTCACCGCCCTTTCCGGCGGCCAGAGCCGGGCGCTCATGATCGCCGACGTGGCCCGGCTGTGCGCCTCGCCCATCGTGCTGGTGGATGAGATCGAAAACGCCGGCATCGACCGGCGAAAAGCCATTTCACTCCTTACCGGCAGCGGCAAGATCGTGCTCATGGCCACCCACGATCCGCTCCTGGCCCTGACCGCCGGCCGCCGGCTGGTCTTTGCCGCCGGAGCCGTGGCCGCCGTCATCGAAACCAGCCCCGAGGAACACGCGTCCCTGGCCGCCCTGGCCGAGGCCGACGCCAAACTCGCCGCCCTGCGCGACTCCCTGCGCCGGGGCGGTTCCCTGTGTTTTTCCCAGGAGAAATGA
- a CDS encoding GTP-binding protein, translated as MQLVTVAGPPSSGKTSVLLKLAAVLGRQGKRLGVVKFDCLTGRDKDVFDAAGIPCAAGQSGALCPDHFFVCNASDAHAWGLSRGLDVLAVESAGLCNRCAPHVEGALAVCVVDNLSGIDTPAKIGPMLRLADVVAVTKGDVVSQAEREVFAFRVRRANPRATVLFVSGLTGQGAEALAHVVAGAPATPTLDGASLRFTMPAAVCSYCLGQRKIGTDHQMGNVRKMDFPREPA; from the coding sequence ATGCAACTTGTCACCGTGGCCGGCCCGCCGTCATCGGGCAAGACGTCCGTATTGCTCAAGCTCGCCGCCGTGCTGGGCCGCCAGGGCAAACGCCTGGGCGTGGTCAAGTTCGACTGCCTGACCGGCCGCGACAAGGACGTCTTCGACGCCGCCGGCATCCCCTGCGCCGCCGGCCAGTCCGGGGCGCTGTGCCCGGACCATTTTTTCGTGTGCAACGCATCCGATGCCCACGCCTGGGGCCTGTCCCGGGGCCTCGACGTCCTGGCCGTCGAAAGCGCCGGCCTGTGCAACCGCTGCGCCCCCCACGTCGAAGGAGCCCTGGCCGTGTGCGTCGTCGACAACCTCTCGGGCATCGACACCCCGGCCAAGATCGGCCCCATGCTGCGCCTGGCCGACGTGGTGGCCGTCACCAAGGGCGACGTGGTCTCCCAGGCCGAGCGCGAGGTCTTCGCCTTCCGCGTGCGCCGGGCCAATCCCCGGGCCACGGTGCTTTTCGTCAGCGGCCTGACCGGCCAGGGGGCCGAAGCCCTGGCCCACGTCGTCGCCGGCGCGCCGGCCACGCCGACCCTCGACGGGGCCAGCCTGCGCTTCACCATGCCCGCCGCCGTGTGCTCCTACTGCCTGGGCCAGCGCAAGATCGGCACCGACCACCAGATGGGCAACGTGCGCAAAATGGACTTTCCCCGGGAGCCGGCATGA
- a CDS encoding GGDEF domain-containing protein — MPVLDFPTTITLYFVTNLCIAVMLAVAFSDSRAKGAWLWIAGMAAQLTAGPLFMLRGQIPNIASILLANLLFTASWTCYLASLDVFFGNRRSRLAYALPLLLALCIFTAWMDAARTRTIFANALYTVQCLMLAGVLLARRNQYRLRVIVIFALGYVLGAGACLLRGAAAYLSDNPSVNPFASGPVQTYSLLISAPSLIACTLGFVLLHRERSEAEIRRLADIDHLTGLANRRGFEAAFTDALARAAARNDWTSLALIDLDHFKTVNDRLGHAAGDVVLVELGRILIREVGAFGFVARIGGDEFCVVMAGTPPDRAAGLAENLRAAIACHDWESYGLPEPLTATIGVSSRRGSLDDSGADFLRLADMALLAAKDEARNCVRQAETAIDCPPGSRVS, encoded by the coding sequence ATGCCGGTCCTGGACTTCCCCACTACCATCACGCTCTACTTCGTCACCAACCTCTGCATTGCCGTCATGCTTGCAGTGGCCTTTTCCGATTCCCGGGCCAAGGGAGCCTGGCTCTGGATTGCCGGCATGGCGGCGCAACTGACCGCAGGGCCGCTCTTCATGTTGCGAGGCCAAATTCCGAACATCGCCTCCATCCTGTTGGCCAATCTCCTCTTCACGGCCTCCTGGACCTGCTACCTCGCCTCCCTGGACGTTTTTTTCGGCAACCGGCGCAGCCGGTTGGCCTATGCCCTGCCGCTGCTTCTGGCCCTTTGCATCTTCACGGCCTGGATGGACGCCGCCCGGACCCGCACCATCTTCGCCAACGCCCTCTACACCGTGCAATGCCTCATGCTGGCCGGGGTGCTCCTGGCCCGGCGCAACCAGTACCGCCTGCGCGTCATCGTCATCTTCGCCCTGGGCTATGTCCTGGGAGCCGGAGCCTGCCTGCTGCGTGGCGCGGCTGCCTACTTAAGCGACAACCCCAGCGTCAACCCCTTTGCCTCGGGTCCCGTCCAAACCTATTCCCTGCTCATTTCCGCCCCCAGCCTCATCGCCTGCACCCTGGGCTTCGTGCTGCTGCATCGGGAACGCTCCGAAGCCGAAATCCGCCGCCTGGCCGACATCGACCACCTGACCGGCCTGGCCAACCGGCGCGGGTTCGAAGCCGCTTTCACCGACGCCCTGGCCCGGGCCGCCGCCCGAAACGACTGGACCAGCCTGGCGCTTATCGACCTCGACCATTTCAAGACCGTCAACGACCGCCTGGGCCATGCCGCCGGCGACGTGGTGCTGGTGGAGCTGGGCCGCATCCTCATCCGCGAGGTCGGAGCGTTCGGCTTCGTGGCCCGCATCGGCGGCGACGAATTCTGCGTCGTCATGGCCGGCACCCCCCCGGACCGCGCCGCCGGGCTGGCCGAAAACCTGCGCGCCGCCATCGCCTGCCACGACTGGGAAAGCTACGGCCTGCCCGAGCCGCTCACAGCCACCATCGGCGTCTCCAGCCGCCGGGGCAGCCTGGACGACTCCGGCGCGGACTTCCTGCGCCTGGCCGACATGGCCCTGCTCGCCGCCAAGGACGAGGCCCGCAACTGCGTGCGCCAGGCCGAAACCGCCATCGACTGCCCGCCCGGTTCCCGCGTCTCCTGA
- the ahcY gene encoding adenosylhomocysteinase, with protein MSVKPLDLSLPYMVADMAQADWGRKEMQLSENEMPGLMAVIAKYGDKKPLAGLRVTGSLHMTIQTAMLIKCLHALGADLRWASCNIYSTQDHAAAAIAADGLAAVYAWKGETLEDYWWCTEMALTWPDGTGPDLIVDDGGDATLFIHHGVKCAKDAKVLNAPTDNKEMAIIMDRIKAVVAADAGRFERMAKKIRGVSEETTTGVHRLYQMMQAGELLFPAINVNDSVTKSKFDNLYGCRESLADGIKRATDVMVAGKVVVVAGYGDVGKGCAHSMKGFGARVLVTEIDPICALQAAMEGYEVTTMEDACSQGDIFVTATGCCDVITGAHMEKMRDGAIVCNIGHFDSEIAVAYLETTPHCKKNTIKPLVDKWTMASGNSILMLAEGRLVNLGCATGHPSFVMSNSFTNQALAQIELATKDYKIGVYTLPKLLDEEVARLHLERLGAKLETLTPAQAAYLNIDAAGPYKPDHYRY; from the coding sequence ATGAGCGTCAAACCCCTTGATCTCTCCCTGCCCTACATGGTCGCCGACATGGCCCAGGCCGATTGGGGCCGCAAGGAAATGCAGCTGTCCGAAAACGAGATGCCGGGCCTTATGGCCGTCATCGCCAAGTACGGCGACAAAAAGCCGCTCGCCGGCCTTCGCGTCACCGGCTCGCTGCACATGACCATCCAGACCGCCATGCTGATTAAGTGCCTCCACGCTCTGGGCGCGGACCTGCGCTGGGCCTCGTGCAACATCTACTCGACCCAGGACCACGCCGCCGCCGCCATCGCCGCCGACGGCCTGGCCGCCGTCTACGCCTGGAAGGGCGAGACCCTGGAAGACTACTGGTGGTGCACCGAGATGGCGCTGACCTGGCCCGACGGCACCGGCCCGGACCTCATCGTGGACGACGGCGGCGACGCGACGCTGTTTATTCACCACGGCGTCAAATGCGCCAAGGACGCCAAGGTCCTGAACGCCCCGACCGACAATAAGGAAATGGCCATCATCATGGACCGCATCAAGGCGGTTGTGGCCGCCGACGCCGGCCGGTTCGAGCGCATGGCCAAGAAGATTCGCGGCGTGTCCGAAGAGACCACCACCGGCGTGCATCGCCTCTATCAGATGATGCAGGCCGGCGAACTGCTGTTCCCGGCGATTAACGTCAACGACTCGGTCACCAAGTCGAAGTTCGACAACCTCTACGGCTGCCGCGAATCCCTGGCCGACGGCATCAAGCGGGCCACCGACGTCATGGTGGCCGGCAAGGTCGTGGTCGTGGCCGGCTACGGCGACGTGGGCAAGGGCTGCGCCCACTCCATGAAGGGCTTTGGCGCGCGCGTGTTGGTCACCGAGATCGACCCCATCTGCGCCTTGCAGGCGGCCATGGAAGGCTATGAAGTCACCACCATGGAAGACGCTTGCTCCCAGGGCGACATCTTCGTCACCGCCACCGGCTGCTGCGACGTCATCACCGGCGCGCACATGGAAAAGATGCGCGACGGGGCCATTGTCTGCAACATCGGCCATTTCGACTCCGAAATCGCCGTGGCCTACCTGGAGACCACCCCGCACTGCAAAAAGAACACGATCAAGCCCCTGGTCGACAAATGGACCATGGCTTCGGGCAATTCCATCCTCATGCTGGCCGAAGGGCGTCTGGTGAACCTCGGCTGCGCCACCGGCCACCCGAGCTTCGTCATGTCCAACTCCTTCACCAACCAGGCCCTGGCCCAGATCGAGCTGGCCACCAAGGACTACAAGATCGGCGTCTACACCCTGCCCAAGCTCCTCGACGAGGAAGTGGCCCGCCTGCACCTTGAGCGCCTCGGGGCCAAGCTCGAAACCCTGACCCCGGCCCAGGCCGCCTACCTCAACATCGACGCGGCCGGCCCCTACAAGCCCGACCACTACCGCTACTAG
- a CDS encoding ArsR/SmtB family transcription factor: protein MLKSDATPLPWFKALADETRLRLVRVLSRHELSVGEITAVLDMGQSRVSRHLAILVGCGLLCSRREGAWTFYSAVTAGPAAAFLGCLAPFLDAAGHDADLAAVDAVLRERRLETRRFFNDIAADWAALRREVLGDLDPAALVREVMPDRMAAAADLGCGPGDLLPVLAERAGAVIGVDSSPSMLALAERRTHGLPVSVRMGELEHLPMADGEAAFAVICLTLHHLPDPAAALAEARRVLAPDGRLVVIDFAPHEDEAMRRRFGDRWLGFSREKLAEWLDRAGFSLADWSEHPVNNGLVAARAVATPRQPA, encoded by the coding sequence ATGCTCAAAAGCGACGCCACTCCCCTCCCCTGGTTCAAGGCCTTGGCCGACGAAACGCGTCTGCGCCTCGTCCGCGTGCTCTCGCGCCATGAACTGTCCGTGGGCGAAATCACCGCCGTCCTCGATATGGGGCAGTCCCGCGTGTCGCGACACCTCGCCATCCTTGTCGGCTGCGGGCTGCTTTGCAGCCGGCGCGAAGGGGCCTGGACCTTTTACAGCGCCGTGACCGCCGGCCCGGCCGCCGCGTTTCTCGGTTGCTTGGCCCCGTTTCTCGACGCCGCCGGCCACGACGCCGATCTGGCCGCCGTGGACGCCGTGCTGCGCGAGCGCCGGTTGGAAACGCGCCGCTTTTTCAACGACATCGCCGCCGATTGGGCTGCCCTTCGCCGCGAGGTGCTGGGCGATCTCGACCCCGCCGCCTTGGTGCGCGAGGTCATGCCCGACCGGATGGCCGCCGCCGCCGACCTGGGCTGCGGCCCGGGCGATCTGCTCCCGGTGCTGGCCGAACGCGCCGGGGCCGTCATCGGCGTGGACAGCTCGCCCTCCATGCTGGCCCTGGCCGAACGCCGCACCCACGGACTGCCGGTCAGCGTGCGCATGGGCGAACTGGAACACCTGCCCATGGCCGACGGCGAGGCCGCCTTTGCCGTCATCTGCCTGACCCTGCACCATCTGCCCGATCCGGCCGCCGCCCTGGCCGAGGCCCGGCGCGTGCTGGCCCCGGACGGACGGCTGGTGGTCATCGATTTCGCGCCCCACGAGGACGAAGCCATGCGCCGTCGCTTCGGCGACCGCTGGCTGGGCTTTTCCCGTGAAAAACTGGCCGAATGGCTGGACCGCGCCGGCTTTAGCCTGGCCGACTGGTCCGAACATCCCGTCAACAACGGGCTCGTCGCCGCCCGCGCCGTGGCGACGCCCCGCCAACCCGCTTAG
- a CDS encoding GTP pyrophosphokinase — protein MNIDSLEADYRANIRRAEELKQNTLDQLVRLFEKHELTLGVPLEGRVKSWSSIVEKIDRKSLDIDKITDLHDLVGIRIILLFIKDIATVDNIIRKNFNISGTEDTSDRLDESQFGYKSQHYIVQIQEDWLNVPTWRDFKGINIEIQLRTLSQHIWATSSHKLQYKIESNVPKQLRRSIHRISALLEIVDMEFDRILIERAKYKESIRSDLDTSEILNVDTLARILDELLPKGNKSESENYSKLLSNLMELNVDTPEKLKKLIKENNKAIIESEEERLSYARSHNYIGTSKDRVNRGVFFTHVGLAREALRAKFGDAVVTDILTKEQSDIK, from the coding sequence ATGAACATTGACTCTCTTGAAGCTGATTATCGCGCAAACATAAGGCGAGCAGAAGAGCTTAAACAAAATACTCTAGATCAGCTTGTACGACTTTTTGAAAAACATGAGTTAACCCTTGGCGTTCCACTAGAAGGAAGAGTCAAATCATGGTCTTCAATTGTCGAAAAAATTGATCGAAAGAGCTTGGACATAGACAAAATAACCGACTTACACGATCTAGTCGGCATTAGAATCATCTTGCTTTTCATCAAAGACATTGCGACTGTCGACAACATCATTCGTAAGAATTTCAATATTAGCGGGACCGAAGACACCTCGGACAGGCTTGACGAATCTCAGTTTGGATACAAATCACAACACTACATAGTACAAATCCAAGAAGACTGGCTAAACGTTCCTACATGGAGAGACTTCAAAGGAATTAATATCGAGATACAGCTCAGAACTTTATCGCAACACATCTGGGCAACGTCATCTCATAAATTGCAATATAAAATTGAATCAAACGTTCCCAAGCAGCTTAGAAGATCTATCCACAGAATCTCTGCACTCCTCGAAATTGTCGACATGGAATTTGATAGAATCCTCATAGAGCGTGCCAAGTACAAGGAGTCCATACGCTCCGACTTAGATACATCTGAAATACTAAACGTCGACACACTTGCTAGGATATTAGACGAGTTGCTACCAAAAGGCAACAAAAGCGAATCAGAAAATTACTCAAAACTTCTTTCAAATCTAATGGAATTAAACGTTGACACACCTGAAAAACTAAAAAAACTTATCAAGGAAAACAACAAAGCAATCATTGAAAGTGAAGAAGAAAGGCTATCCTATGCAAGAAGCCACAACTATATCGGAACAAGTAAAGACAGAGTTAATAGAGGCGTTTTTTTTACTCACGTTGGCCTTGCTCGCGAAGCTCTGAGAGCCAAATTCGGAGACGCTGTCGTTACTGACATTTTGACCAAAGAACAATCTGACATCAAATAG
- a CDS encoding type II toxin-antitoxin system PemK/MazF family toxin, which translates to MERGDIYLVSLDPTAGHEQQGTRPVLIISPGAFNRLTGTPVVLPITTGGNFARTAGFAVSLEGAGTRTTGVVRCDQPRALDVAARGGRKLESVPPGVMAEVLGRVGVIVG; encoded by the coding sequence ATGGAGCGCGGCGACATTTATCTCGTGTCCCTGGACCCGACGGCCGGCCATGAGCAGCAAGGCACGCGGCCGGTGCTGATCATCTCGCCCGGCGCGTTTAATCGCCTCACCGGCACGCCTGTCGTCTTGCCCATCACCACCGGCGGCAATTTCGCCCGCACGGCCGGCTTCGCCGTGTCCCTGGAAGGAGCCGGCACGCGGACCACCGGCGTGGTGCGCTGCGACCAGCCCCGCGCCCTGGATGTGGCGGCGCGCGGCGGCCGGAAGCTGGAGAGCGTGCCGCCGGGCGTCATGGCGGAGGTTTTGGGGAGGGTGGGGGTGATTGTGGGGTGA
- a CDS encoding AbrB/MazE/SpoVT family DNA-binding domain-containing protein, which produces MHTTNLRKVGGSVMLAVPPAILELLALQAGSSVGLAVADGRLVIEPIRPPRYTLDELLAQCDASAAVSDEDRQWLDGRPTGNELL; this is translated from the coding sequence ATGCACACCACCAATCTGCGCAAAGTCGGGGGATCGGTCATGCTGGCCGTGCCGCCGGCCATCCTCGAACTGCTGGCGTTGCAGGCCGGCTCCAGCGTCGGGCTGGCCGTGGCCGACGGCCGGCTGGTGATCGAGCCGATCCGGCCGCCGCGCTACACCCTGGACGAGCTGCTGGCCCAGTGCGACGCCTCGGCCGCCGTCAGCGACGAAGACCGGCAGTGGCTGGACGGCCGGCCGACCGGCAATGAGCTTTTGTAA